The DNA window AGTTTCAGGGGGTCCAACTCTCCGGTCCGCAGAACAAGGTCTTCGTCCCGCTCCAGACCGCCCGCAATCGCTTCCGTTTCAAACCGATGGAGAACGAACTGGACGCGTTCCATCTGGAGGTATCGGATCGCGACGCTATCGGTTCGGTGGCGGCGACGCTCTCCCGTTTACTCGAGACCCGTCACGGAGGCATCGTCGACTATCGGCTGGTGGTGCCACAGATGCTGATGGAGCAACATCGACGGACGCAACGGATCTTCGACATCGTCATGGCCTCCATCGCCGGCATCTCATTGCTGGTCGGCGGCATCGGCATCATGAACATCATGCTGGCCACGGTCCTGGAGCGAACACGAGAGATCGGCATCCCGAGCCATCGGCGCCAAGCGTCACGACATCCGTCGTCAGTTCCTGATCGAGGCCTTCGCGATCTCTTTACTTGGCGGCGTGGTCGGCATCGTGACCGGCTTCATGCTGGCCTACGGGATCTCGATCTTCTCCGGTTGGCCCTTCGCGTGGTCGTTCATCGCACCACTGATCGCGGTAGCGGTCTGCACCCTGGTGGGGTTAACCTTCGGGTTGTACCCGGCCGTGCGGGCGTCGAAGTTGACGCCGGTGGATGCCCTCAGTCGCGGCGGCTAGGGCTTCGCGTCCCAGTTCAGCACGATCTGCAACGGCTCCGTCGCCCCCTCGGTGCGAGTGGCGATCAGGAACCGGCTGTGGTCGCCGGAACTGTCGAAGGTAACGATGACGTCCTCGATAGCAAACAGCGCCACCGGTGCTCCCAGGGTCACGGAATCTTGCCGCGTATCGACAGAGACCGCCTGCAGAGTCTGATCGGGATCGAAATAGACGATCTCTTTCCCGTCTCCGCGCCAGCGAGGCAACTCGCCCCCCACGGTTGAAACCTGCCAACGTCCTCCGGTCACCAGGGACTGCACGAAGATTTCGCTGCGCCCCGACTCGTCTGTCGCATAGACGATCAACTTACCGTCGGGAGAGAATCGTCCGTCGGTGTAGGCAGCGTCGCCTTCGGCCACCAGTGTCTTCTTCTCGCTCTCCACCTCGACAACCCAGAGATCCGAGGTTCCCTGCCCGGAACCCACCGGCCAGAACAGCACCGAACGTCCATCCCGACTCCAATCGAACACCATGATGTCCTGGTCGTCCGAAAGAACGAGCGTCATCTCACCGGATCCGTCGGCCGGACGACGGTACACGTTCAGGGGGCCGTTATCCTGAGACGTAAATAGCAACTCGCTGCCGTCCCCCGACCAGAGCGGTGTCGTGTAGGCCGACGGGCCCGATGCGAACAGACTTCGCAGGCCACGGCGGAGATCGATCAACCAGATCTGCTCGTCACCGGTTGCACCGTAGAGCGTCACCGCCGCTCGACGTTCGTCGGGTGACAGCTCAACCCAGTTAAAAGGTGCGGGGTCCACTCCGATGTCCGCCTGCGCACCCGATCGATCGGCCCAACTCAGGGATGTCGGCGGGAAGGCCTGACCACCGGCGTAGAGCAGGGTCCCCTCGCCGGAAACGGAAAACGCGCTGTGGCCGGTGGCCCGGTTTCGCAAGACCCCCGATACGACGACTTGCGCCTCGCCATTGACCGTGAGCGTCTTTTCGTCGAACGGGACGGCGATCAGATTCTCCTCGCGTGTCACGAGGATGTGGCCTGACGGTGCGTAGGCCATGCTCGAGGCATCCTCGATCACCCGATGGGGCTTCGTCTTGCCATCCACAGACGCCAGGAAGACTCCGCCGTGCTCTTGCCGGGCCTTGACGTCGTTGGTCCACGACAGGTAGAGGAAGTGATTCCCGTCGGGCAAGAAATAGGGCCATCGATGACTGGCATCGGGCACGTTGGGATCGGGTGTGGTCACTGGGCGAGGCTCGCCTCCCGAGGCATCGACGACGTGGATACCGGAATTGGCATCCGGCGCGAAGATGATAGTGTCGTCGATCCCCCACGAGCCGCCGCGAGAATAGGACGACCCCGACTCGCTGATCTGCTGTACGCGGCGGGTCGCAACCTCCATCCTCCGTAGCCGACCGCCCATGAAGAACCCGATGTGTCGACTATCCGGAGACCAGAAGACAAACTGCGCGCTCTGGGTGTCGGGAAGTCGACGAGACTCGACGTCGTCGATTGATCGTATCCAGAGTTGACTCTGTCTTTCGCCGACACCGAACACGATCGACCGGCCATCGGGCGAGATGGCGGGCGGTGACGCGAATGTGTCGCCGATTCGGGTGGATCCGGGAATCGTGATGGTGAAGCGACGAGTCTCCCGTGGTGTGGAGCGCTCTTCCGTCGAACCGGTGAACGCGAAGTAACCGGCGACGACCAGTGCCGCCACCATCAGGGCCCACGGAAGCCAACCGCTGCTGCTTGAGGTCGATTCGACACGCTCCAACCCCGCGTCGGGGTTCTCGATGGCGTGCTGAAGTTCCAACCGAGCGTCGCCGGCATCCCGCAAGCGCTTGTCGACGTCCCTGGCGAGGCAACGTTTCAGCATCAATCGGACCAACGGCGGTGTCGTGTCGGGCAGCGCCGACCAGTCCGGCTCCTTCCGCAGGATCGCCGCTAAAGAGTCCGAGACCGTCTCTCCCGCGAACAGACTCTTGCCGGTCAAACATTCGTAGACCACACAGCCGAAGGACCACAGATCCGTCCGTCGATCGAGGGGCTTGCCCCTGGCCTGCTCCGGCGACATGTAGGCCGCGGTGCCAAGGATCATGCCTGCGACGGTCCCGGCGGAGGTCATCGTCGGCGACAACGACGGATCGCTGCTACCGGTGTCACGTTCGAACCCCTTGGCCAGACCGAAGTCCAGCAGCTTGACGTTGCCCTGGGGGGTGACGATGACGTTGGCCGGTTTCAGGTCGCGATGGATGACGCCGTTCTCGTGGGCGGCCTCGATACCGGCGGCCATCTGGGTCGCCACGTCGAGGGCGGTGTCCAGCGGCAGCGGACCCCGTGCGAGTTGGAACGACAGATCCTCGCCGGCGACGTACTCCATGACGAGGAAGTGCACGCCCTGGTCCTGGTGCAGCCCATAGACCGCCGCGACGTTGGGGTGGTTCAGCGAGGCCAGGGTCTTGGCCTCTCGCTCGAAACGTGCACGACGCTCGGGGTCCTCGGCGAACATCGGCGGAAGCAGCTTGACGGCGACATCACGATTGAGCGTGGTGTCGGTCGCCTTCCAGACGGCGCCCATGCCTCCCTCGCCGATCTTGTCGGTGAGGGTGTAGTGAAGTAGCTGAGTCCCCGATTCAACGTTCATCGGGGGATTCTAGTCTACTAATGGACCTTCGCTCTACTCTGTCTTCGCCGTGGCTACGGCGTCGTAGATCGCCAACGCCCACAGGAGGATCGGTGCCGTCCACAACACCACCGGCGACGACAGGACCCGCAGACTGGATTCCAGCTCGACACCGTGAGCCGCGAAGATCCCAAGGGCCCACGATGACGACAACAACCAGACGAACGCCACGGTCCAGAGCCCGGCAAGAAACGCAGCCGCCTTCCGCGGCTGCTGGTTGAGGATCTGCCCCCAACCGGGAACACAGGCCGAGGCGATACCCGCCACAACGGGATGAGTTCGATGAACGCCGCGGGGTGTGCCGAAGAGAATATTGCCAACGTGGGTCCAGGCCAACGCGAGGAAGATCAGCTCCAACGCGTAGATGCCGCCGAAGGACGGATAGCCGAGCGCGACAAGAGTCGACGGCAATCGTTCCAACGAATTCAGGACGGCCCAGCCCAGCGTCAGGAGAAACAGGCTCCCCGTCAGGAAGAATAACCCGTCGGCCCAACGACCCCGCAGCATCTGCGACATGCCTGGAATGGCAAGTCCAAGACTGTCGGCGATGGCGTCCGCCGGTGTGCGTGGAGGATCGAGATTCGCGGTCGGTCCGGCCAGCGCCGGTTCCCTGCGATCGACGACCGACGGGACGGGCAACGGCATGCTCGTGACCGGCGGTGGCGGCGGCTCGACGATACCCAGATCGTAGACGGTAGTGCGTTGACTCATGACACAGACCTCCTCTGCCATGGGTCCTTGCAAGGTTGCGGCCAGACCGAAAAACGCCCTGACGGCGTGGATCCGGCCGCGGGCGACCTCGGATTTGAAATCGAAAACACGATTCTCGCAACCCGTCGGGACCCTGCCCGTATCCACCGCCAGGAGGGGCCGTGCGATCCGCTGACCCACGCTGGATTACGACGTTTACGAGCGTGCTGATCTCCCTCGTCAGTTGGGTGCTGTTCTCCACGTCAGACACCGAGCTCTCGACGACGCCGACACTGGAGCAGATTCGTCGGGCTGCCGGAACCGACGACCTCCCTACCGGCGACCGATGTCTATCGATCCAGGGCGGCGGCAGCTACCGCGGAACCGATGCCAACTATGAAATGCAGCTGGGTGCGGGCGGCGCCTATCGCTACGAGATCGACGGTCCGATGGCAACCGTCGTGACCTCCGACGGTCAGCGGGTCTGGCAGAGAGATGGCGCCAGCGCGGTCTTCGAATTGCAGCTGATCATGAAGGAAGCGTTACGGCTGGGGATCTGGATCGAGAGCGGTTACTGGCTGGCGGAGGAGGCACCGATCGTCCTCGGCGAACCGCTTCGACGCGGCGACGACTGGGTGGTCACGGCGCGTACGAGGGACGGCCTGCTGGATGTGGTCGTGACCCTCGACGAAGACACCTTTCACCCCACACACGTCGACATGGCGAACTTCGGCGCCGATCTTGCAATCGACTATTCCGACTATCGCGCGGTGGATGGCCTGAAGATCCCCCATCGAATCCGGGGAACCGACGAAGCCGGTGGCGTCGATGATTTCCGCGTTCGAAAGGCCGTCACCACCGATTGCAACGCCGAGGCCCTGGCAAGTCTTCCCCGCGGTGTCGATGACACGACCTTCGACTCGGCCACACCCTCACAACTGAACGTGCGCAGGATCGGGACCGGTCATGTGGCCGTGAAACCGGTCATCGACGGCAAGCCGACGGGTTGGTTCATCTTCGACTCGGGTGCCGGAGCCTCCGTCATCACTCCTGCCGCTGCGAAACGATTGGGTCTGGAGAAGGTGGGCATGACCGTACTCGGTGGCTCCGGTGAGGATGTCGCGGCGACACCGCTGTATGCGATCGACACGTTCCAACTGGGCCCGATGACGGTGCAGAACCTGGCGTTCATGGAGATGGACATCGACACGGCCGTCCCGTCGCTCCGCGGCATCGAGGGTGTGATCGGGTGGGACATCCTGATTCGTGCGCGTGTCGCGATGGAGCTGGACACACCCGCGCTCAATGTGCACGACTCCGCGGGGGAAGCTGACGCCGACATCGAATGGCAGCCGTTGGTACTTCACGGGAAGCATCCGCATGTCCCCGGTACGTTTGACGGAGGTCAGCCCGGGCTGTTCAGTCTTGACACCGGCGCGGCCAATACGACCGTCGTCTTCTACTCGCCAGTCGTGGAACGATTCTCGTTGCTTGGCAAGAAGAGCGGCCCGACACGTACATTCAACGGCGCCGGCGGTGCGTCACGGTACGTCAACGGCCGGCTGGGCTGGGTCGAGATCGGGGGGCATCGTTACGACGACCTTCCGGTCCGATTGAGCCTGGACAAGGCCGGCGCGATGGCCGATCCGTACGGGCTCGGCAATGTGGGCGTCACGATCCTACGAGACTACCGTCTGGTCTTCGACTACCCCAATCAGCGGATCGCGTTGGTTGCCCTCTAGCGAGACCGAAACCGCTTCACGGCGACCGACCTTGTTGGAATGCCCATCAGTACACGAGACGATCGGGTCGGCCGAGAAGGCGAGGAAGGAGGCGCGATGGGGGGCTACTTCCTGACGCGTTGCCGGTGCGCCGTCGATCTACAGCTAC is part of the Acidobacteriota bacterium genome and encodes:
- a CDS encoding retroviral-like aspartic protease family protein, which codes for MRSADPRWITTFTSVLISLVSWVLFSTSDTELSTTPTLEQIRRAAGTDDLPTGDRCLSIQGGGSYRGTDANYEMQLGAGGAYRYEIDGPMATVVTSDGQRVWQRDGASAVFELQLIMKEALRLGIWIESGYWLAEEAPIVLGEPLRRGDDWVVTARTRDGLLDVVVTLDEDTFHPTHVDMANFGADLAIDYSDYRAVDGLKIPHRIRGTDEAGGVDDFRVRKAVTTDCNAEALASLPRGVDDTTFDSATPSQLNVRRIGTGHVAVKPVIDGKPTGWFIFDSGAGASVITPAAAKRLGLEKVGMTVLGGSGEDVAATPLYAIDTFQLGPMTVQNLAFMEMDIDTAVPSLRGIEGVIGWDILIRARVAMELDTPALNVHDSAGEADADIEWQPLVLHGKHPHVPGTFDGGQPGLFSLDTGAANTTVVFYSPVVERFSLLGKKSGPTRTFNGAGGASRYVNGRLGWVEIGGHRYDDLPVRLSLDKAGAMADPYGLGNVGVTILRDYRLVFDYPNQRIALVAL
- a CDS encoding serine/threonine-protein kinase yields the protein MNVESGTQLLHYTLTDKIGEGGMGAVWKATDTTLNRDVAVKLLPPMFAEDPERRARFEREAKTLASLNHPNVAAVYGLHQDQGVHFLVMEYVAGEDLSFQLARGPLPLDTALDVATQMAAGIEAAHENGVIHRDLKPANVIVTPQGNVKLLDFGLAKGFERDTGSSDPSLSPTMTSAGTVAGMILGTAAYMSPEQARGKPLDRRTDLWSFGCVVYECLTGKSLFAGETVSDSLAAILRKEPDWSALPDTTPPLVRLMLKRCLARDVDKRLRDAGDARLELQHAIENPDAGLERVESTSSSSGWLPWALMVAALVVAGYFAFTGSTEERSTPRETRRFTITIPGSTRIGDTFASPPAISPDGRSIVFGVGERQSQLWIRSIDDVESRRLPDTQSAQFVFWSPDSRHIGFFMGGRLRRMEVATRRVQQISESGSSYSRGGSWGIDDTIIFAPDANSGIHVVDASGGEPRPVTTPDPNVPDASHRWPYFLPDGNHFLYLSWTNDVKARQEHGGVFLASVDGKTKPHRVIEDASSMAYAPSGHILVTREENLIAVPFDEKTLTVNGEAQVVVSGVLRNRATGHSAFSVSGEGTLLYAGGQAFPPTSLSWADRSGAQADIGVDPAPFNWVELSPDERRAAVTLYGATGDEQIWLIDLRRGLRSLFASGPSAYTTPLWSGDGSELLFTSQDNGPLNVYRRPADGSGEMTLVLSDDQDIMVFDWSRDGRSVLFWPVGSGQGTSDLWVVEVESEKKTLVAEGDAAYTDGRFSPDGKLIVYATDESGRSEIFVQSLVTGGRWQVSTVGGELPRWRGDGKEIVYFDPDQTLQAVSVDTRQDSVTLGAPVALFAIEDVIVTFDSSGDHSRFLIATRTEGATEPLQIVLNWDAKP